From the genome of Melioribacteraceae bacterium, one region includes:
- a CDS encoding transcriptional repressor, whose amino-acid sequence MKRRNTPSKEAVLDLLISSGKAMSRDAIEQKIGVEIDRATIYRVLNRFCEDGLVHKIVAEDGKQYFAVCMKCDEKKLADNHFHFRCTSCQTMECLPEAVHFSVPNGYNVESVNCVLTGICPQCS is encoded by the coding sequence ATGAAACGCAGAAACACACCGTCAAAAGAAGCCGTTTTGGACTTATTGATAAGTTCAGGAAAAGCAATGAGCCGTGATGCAATTGAACAAAAAATAGGTGTAGAAATTGACAGAGCCACGATTTACAGAGTGTTAAACCGCTTTTGTGAAGATGGATTGGTACATAAAATTGTTGCTGAAGACGGAAAACAATATTTTGCTGTTTGTATGAAATGTGATGAGAAAAAATTAGCTGATAATCATTTTCATTTTCGCTGTACGAGTTGTCAAACCATGGAATGTTTACCCGAAGCTGTTCATTTTTCCGTTCCCAATGGTTACAATGTCGAAAGTGTGAATTGTGTACTTACGGGAATTTGTCCGCAGTGTTCGTAA